A window from Ramlibacter pinisoli encodes these proteins:
- a CDS encoding MFS transporter encodes MSSLAAYAVPPSVPLRQDAQVIGLVGLAHLISHFSQLLLAPLFPWLKDALHASYTQLGFLMTIFFVVSCAVQAASGFLVDRHGPRPVLFAGLALVGLAAFGFSLSTGYWTMAACSLVAGIGNGVFHPVDYTLLNRKVSASRLGHAYSVHGITGSLGWALAPALLVPIALAFSWRAALAAAGALAWAVLLVLWLNREQLALPKARPSNAAAASGAATFDFLRVPAVWMCFAFFFVYAMVLSVVQAFAPEAARHLHDVPMALVAMCLTVYMVCSAGGMALGGFLAADPSRCEKVVAVGFGVAAAVALTVALAPVPALLVPALFGVMGFASGIAGPSRDLLVKRSTPANASGRVYGIVYSGLDIGQAVAPLLFGQLMDRGHYGAVWLGLVAVQLLLITSAFNVRRARRAQPFAA; translated from the coding sequence ATGTCCAGCCTCGCCGCCTATGCCGTCCCGCCGTCCGTCCCCCTGCGCCAGGATGCGCAGGTGATCGGCCTGGTGGGACTGGCGCACCTCATCAGCCACTTCAGCCAGCTGCTGCTGGCGCCGCTGTTCCCGTGGCTGAAGGACGCGCTGCACGCCAGCTACACGCAGCTGGGATTCCTGATGACGATCTTCTTCGTCGTCTCGTGCGCCGTGCAGGCCGCCTCGGGCTTCCTGGTCGACCGCCACGGGCCGCGCCCGGTGCTGTTCGCCGGCTTGGCGCTGGTGGGCCTGGCGGCCTTCGGGTTCTCGCTGAGCACGGGCTACTGGACGATGGCGGCGTGCTCGCTGGTCGCGGGCATCGGCAATGGCGTGTTCCACCCCGTCGACTACACGCTGCTCAATCGCAAGGTCAGCGCGTCCCGGCTCGGCCATGCCTACAGCGTCCACGGCATCACCGGCAGCCTGGGCTGGGCGCTCGCGCCGGCGCTGCTGGTGCCGATCGCCCTCGCGTTCTCTTGGCGCGCCGCCTTGGCGGCTGCCGGCGCACTCGCCTGGGCGGTGCTGCTCGTGCTGTGGCTGAACCGCGAGCAACTGGCCCTACCCAAGGCGCGGCCTTCGAACGCCGCTGCGGCGTCCGGCGCGGCCACGTTCGATTTCCTGCGCGTGCCCGCCGTCTGGATGTGCTTCGCGTTCTTCTTCGTCTACGCCATGGTGCTGAGCGTGGTGCAGGCCTTCGCGCCGGAGGCGGCGCGCCACCTGCACGACGTGCCGATGGCCCTGGTCGCCATGTGCCTGACCGTGTACATGGTCTGCAGCGCCGGCGGCATGGCCCTGGGCGGCTTCCTCGCCGCCGACCCATCGCGCTGCGAAAAGGTGGTGGCCGTGGGATTCGGGGTGGCTGCCGCGGTGGCCCTGACGGTCGCCCTCGCGCCGGTGCCGGCGCTGCTGGTGCCCGCCTTGTTCGGCGTGATGGGATTCGCGAGCGGCATCGCCGGGCCCTCGCGGGACCTGCTGGTCAAGCGCTCCACGCCGGCCAACGCCAGCGGCCGGGTGTACGGCATCGTCTATTCGGGGCTGGACATCGGCCAGGCGGTGGCGCCGCTGCTGTTCGGGCAACTGATGGACCGCGGCCACTACGGCGCCGTGTGGCTGGGCCTGGTGGCCGTCCAATTGCTGCTGATCACCAGCGCCTTCAACGTGCGCAGGGCACGCCGCGCGCAGCCGTTCGCGGCCTGA
- a CDS encoding general secretion pathway protein GspB, with translation MSYILDALRKADAQRDRSRLPGLNDRPLGVGEDEEAAGKSPQLWGVLGVGLVSIGLAAWQLARPPAPPAPPLAQANTTTPPVPATVVPPPAAVVPTPAAPSAALPATPAPAAPAARIEPPPPPPAVATPAPVPAAAGKASAPRIRASAAVAASAPRPAAPAAAAASAPTAGAAPVAAASAPAPEPSAVAPAGAPKLAITGGVYSPNAAQRMLIVNGQVFNEGAEPVPGVLLEQIRPNQAVLSWRGQRYLVGY, from the coding sequence ATGTCCTACATCCTCGACGCCCTGCGCAAGGCAGACGCCCAGCGCGATCGAAGCCGGTTGCCGGGCCTGAACGATCGCCCGCTCGGCGTCGGCGAGGACGAAGAGGCCGCCGGCAAGTCGCCGCAGCTGTGGGGAGTGCTCGGCGTGGGCCTGGTGTCCATCGGACTGGCCGCATGGCAGCTGGCGCGCCCGCCGGCGCCGCCAGCCCCGCCGCTCGCCCAGGCCAACACGACCACTCCGCCGGTGCCGGCAACCGTGGTGCCGCCCCCTGCAGCCGTCGTGCCAACGCCTGCGGCGCCGTCTGCGGCGCTACCCGCAACGCCCGCGCCTGCCGCTCCGGCCGCCCGCATCGAACCGCCGCCTCCGCCGCCCGCCGTGGCGACGCCTGCGCCGGTCCCCGCCGCCGCCGGGAAGGCATCGGCGCCAAGGATCCGTGCCTCGGCGGCTGTCGCCGCATCCGCCCCGCGTCCAGCCGCCCCGGCGGCCGCAGCTGCTTCGGCGCCGACAGCGGGGGCCGCCCCGGTCGCCGCTGCATCCGCGCCGGCCCCGGAGCCTTCTGCCGTGGCACCCGCCGGCGCCCCCAAGCTGGCCATCACGGGGGGCGTGTACTCGCCGAACGCGGCGCAGCGGATGCTGATCGTGAACGGGCAGGTCTTCAACGAAGGCGCGGAGCCGGTCCCGGGCGTGCTGCTGGAGCAGATCCGGCCCAACCAGGCCGTGCTGAGCTGGCGTGGCCAGCGCTACCTGGTCGGCTACTGA
- a CDS encoding sugar phosphate isomerase/epimerase family protein — MRDFSTDHRWLSINTATVRKSRGQDLPLPQILDACAARGIRAISPWRDQVAAAGLAAVSKQVKALGLELSGYCRGGMFPATDAAGLQAAHDDNRRAVDEARELGAACLVLVVGGLPGALAGRAAHKDLALARSQVRDGIGALLDYARSAGMPLAIEPLHPMYAGDRACINTMEQALDVCDELDPSRSGALGVAVDVYHVWWDPKLEAQIRRAGRRRLLAFHVCDWLTPTRDLLNDRGMMGDGVIDIPLIRSWVEAQGFAGYSEVEIFSTLDWWQRDASEVLNTCIARHRGAV, encoded by the coding sequence ATGCGTGATTTCTCCACCGACCACCGCTGGCTCTCCATCAACACCGCCACCGTCCGCAAGAGCCGCGGACAGGACCTGCCGCTGCCGCAGATCCTGGACGCGTGCGCGGCGCGCGGCATCCGCGCCATTTCGCCCTGGCGCGACCAGGTCGCTGCCGCCGGGCTGGCGGCGGTGTCGAAGCAGGTGAAGGCCCTGGGCCTGGAACTGTCGGGCTATTGCCGGGGCGGCATGTTCCCGGCGACCGACGCCGCCGGCCTGCAGGCGGCCCACGACGACAACCGGCGCGCCGTGGATGAGGCACGCGAGCTGGGCGCCGCCTGCCTGGTGCTGGTGGTGGGCGGGCTGCCCGGGGCACTGGCGGGCCGGGCGGCGCACAAGGACCTGGCGCTGGCGCGCAGCCAGGTGCGCGACGGGATCGGCGCCCTGCTGGACTACGCGCGCTCGGCCGGGATGCCGCTGGCCATCGAGCCCCTGCACCCGATGTACGCGGGCGACCGGGCCTGCATCAACACGATGGAACAGGCGCTGGACGTCTGCGACGAACTCGATCCGTCGCGCTCGGGCGCGCTGGGCGTCGCCGTCGACGTCTACCACGTCTGGTGGGACCCCAAGCTGGAGGCGCAGATCCGCCGCGCCGGCCGTAGACGGCTGCTGGCGTTCCACGTCTGCGACTGGCTGACGCCGACGCGCGACCTGCTCAACGACAGGGGAATGATGGGCGACGGGGTGATTGACATCCCGCTCATCCGCAGCTGGGTCGAGGCCCAGGGGTTCGCGGGGTACAGCGAAGTGGAGATCTTCTCCACACTCGACTGGTGGCAGCGCGATGCGTCCGAGGTCCTGAACACCTGCATCGCGCGCCATCGCGGCGCCGTCTGA
- a CDS encoding ExeA family protein, translated as MYAPYFGLSQEPFSIAPDPRYLYMSERHREALAHLLYGVGGGGGFVLLTGEIGTGKTTVCRCFLEQIPPATDVAYIFNPKLTALELLQSVCEEFHIAVPRQEGATAKDWLDPLNAYLLQAHAAGRNSVLVIDEAQNLSADVLEQLRLLTNLETNERKLLQIILIGQPELRGLLARPELEQLAQRVIARYHLDALTREETVRYVRHRLEVAGLSRALPFERRALALVHRLTGGVPRRINLLCDRALLGAYARSEAAVTPAIVRQAAREVFGAPEHARPGAWPRPAFVLGLGIAAGAALVVLARLLGEGPAPAAGVATPRPARPASAAVAAVPAAPAASAATSAASAPASVAAAPAAGAGVIPTAAAPAAPASAAPPTLLRDERAAWRELAKAWNAEAGDGDPCKLLPRQGLHCYTRSTPLPLIRQLDRPGIVTLDRESGTPSYALLTALTDKTATLSAGGTAQTVTLAALASRWNGEWATLWKAPVGYDPREADTTLPAAQRWAAAQLPVDTAGGKAAAPLRQRIRSFQLEQGLPVDGTLGPLTFMQLNRQARVDEPRLAP; from the coding sequence ATGTACGCGCCGTACTTCGGGTTGTCCCAGGAGCCCTTCTCCATCGCGCCGGACCCACGCTATCTCTACATGAGCGAGCGTCACCGGGAGGCGCTGGCGCACCTGCTGTACGGGGTGGGCGGGGGCGGCGGGTTCGTCCTGCTGACGGGCGAGATCGGCACCGGCAAGACCACGGTGTGCCGCTGCTTCCTGGAGCAGATCCCGCCCGCGACCGACGTCGCGTACATCTTCAATCCCAAGCTCACCGCCCTGGAACTGCTGCAGTCGGTGTGCGAGGAGTTCCACATCGCCGTTCCACGCCAGGAAGGCGCCACCGCCAAGGATTGGCTCGACCCGCTCAACGCCTACCTGCTGCAGGCGCATGCCGCCGGCCGCAACAGCGTGCTGGTCATCGACGAGGCGCAGAACCTGTCGGCCGACGTGCTGGAGCAGCTGCGGCTGCTGACCAACCTCGAGACCAACGAGCGCAAGCTGCTGCAGATCATCCTGATCGGCCAGCCCGAGCTGCGCGGCCTGCTGGCCCGGCCCGAACTGGAGCAGCTCGCGCAGCGCGTCATCGCCCGCTACCACCTCGACGCGCTGACGCGCGAAGAGACCGTCCGCTACGTCCGCCACCGGCTGGAGGTCGCGGGCCTGTCGCGCGCCCTGCCATTCGAGCGCCGCGCGCTGGCCCTGGTGCACCGGCTCACAGGGGGCGTGCCACGGCGCATCAACCTGCTGTGCGACCGCGCGCTGCTCGGCGCCTATGCGCGCAGCGAGGCGGCCGTCACCCCCGCCATCGTGCGGCAGGCGGCGCGCGAGGTCTTCGGTGCGCCCGAGCATGCGCGTCCCGGCGCCTGGCCGCGTCCCGCCTTCGTCCTGGGCCTGGGGATTGCCGCCGGGGCCGCGCTGGTGGTCCTAGCGCGGTTGCTGGGCGAGGGGCCGGCGCCGGCCGCCGGGGTCGCCACGCCCCGGCCGGCCCGGCCCGCCTCGGCCGCCGTCGCTGCCGTTCCGGCCGCTCCCGCTGCCAGCGCCGCCACATCCGCCGCCAGCGCCCCGGCCAGCGTCGCCGCCGCCCCCGCTGCCGGCGCGGGCGTCATCCCGACCGCCGCGGCGCCGGCGGCCCCGGCCTCGGCGGCACCCCCCACCTTGCTGCGCGACGAACGCGCGGCATGGCGCGAGCTGGCCAAGGCCTGGAACGCCGAGGCCGGCGATGGCGACCCGTGCAAGCTGCTGCCGCGGCAGGGCCTGCACTGCTACACGCGCAGCACGCCCTTGCCGCTGATCCGCCAGCTGGACCGGCCCGGCATCGTCACGCTCGACCGCGAGAGCGGCACGCCGTCCTATGCCTTGCTCACGGCCCTGACGGACAAGACGGCGACCCTGTCGGCCGGCGGGACGGCGCAGACCGTCACGCTGGCGGCCCTGGCCTCGCGCTGGAACGGCGAGTGGGCGACCCTGTGGAAGGCGCCGGTCGGTTACGACCCCCGCGAGGCCGACACCACCCTGCCTGCCGCTCAGCGCTGGGCCGCCGCGCAACTGCCGGTCGACACCGCCGGCGGCAAGGCCGCGGCGCCGCTGCGCCAGCGCATCCGCAGCTTTCAGCTGGAGCAGGGGCTCCCCGTCGACGGCACGCTGGGGCCGCTGACCTTCATGCAACTCAATCGCCAAGCCCGCGTCGATGAGCCGCGGCTGGCGCCCTGA
- a CDS encoding J domain-containing protein: MPDLPPDPSHYETLDVRADASASALRQAYRRAAQHHHPDRSGGDAGAQARMARINEAYAVLSHPQRRASYDLWLRARQARQQADAAAHAARPSRFAASWPWGLVAATSAFAVFSVGAVVYKTSWAASAIAAKAAAPQVAGR; the protein is encoded by the coding sequence ATGCCGGACCTGCCACCCGACCCCAGCCACTACGAGACGCTCGACGTCCGCGCCGACGCCTCGGCCAGCGCGCTGCGGCAGGCATACCGGCGGGCGGCGCAGCACCACCACCCCGACCGCAGCGGCGGCGACGCCGGCGCCCAGGCGCGCATGGCACGCATCAACGAGGCCTATGCCGTGCTGTCGCATCCGCAGCGGCGGGCGAGCTACGACCTGTGGTTGCGCGCCCGCCAGGCCCGCCAGCAGGCCGACGCAGCGGCCCATGCCGCCCGTCCCTCCCGCTTCGCGGCCTCCTGGCCCTGGGGCCTGGTCGCCGCCACCAGCGCCTTCGCGGTCTTCTCGGTGGGAGCCGTGGTCTACAAGACCAGCTGGGCGGCCTCGGCCATCGCGGCCAAGGCCGCCGCGCCACAGGTGGCAGGCCGCTAG
- a CDS encoding NUDIX domain-containing protein yields MTLSAGLLLFRRTPAALEVLLAHPGGPYWARKDQGAWTLPKGEVQPGEEPLAAACREFAEETGHAPAGPFIALGEVRQAGGKRVQAWAVEGSFDPAQLRCNQFEMEWPPRSGRRQSFPEIDRVGWFGPAEAASRLLAGQRPFLERLQLALAG; encoded by the coding sequence ATGACGCTCAGCGCCGGCCTGCTCCTGTTCCGCCGCACGCCGGCGGCGCTCGAGGTCCTGCTCGCGCATCCCGGCGGGCCGTACTGGGCCCGCAAGGACCAGGGCGCGTGGACCCTGCCCAAGGGCGAAGTGCAGCCGGGAGAGGAACCGCTCGCCGCCGCCTGCCGCGAGTTCGCCGAGGAGACCGGCCACGCCCCGGCCGGGCCCTTCATCGCGCTGGGCGAGGTCCGGCAGGCCGGCGGCAAGCGGGTGCAGGCCTGGGCCGTCGAAGGCAGCTTCGACCCGGCGCAACTGCGCTGCAACCAGTTCGAGATGGAATGGCCCCCGCGTTCGGGCCGGCGGCAATCGTTTCCCGAGATCGACCGTGTCGGCTGGTTCGGGCCGGCCGAGGCGGCTTCCCGGCTGCTGGCGGGCCAGCGGCCCTTCCTCGAACGCCTGCAGCTGGCGCTGGCCGGGTGA
- a CDS encoding bactofilin family protein, whose translation MALQSPFFNNGKREDVRPNTPNGAALAAAAAAPTAPAANSPSTVTEGEAKLTVGPNIKLKGVEITDCDTLVVEGSVEATMDSRMIQISERGAFKGSAEIDIAEIRGTFEGNLTVRQKLVIYATGKVTGRIRYGKVVIEEGGQLSGEIEFAATPAAPAARPATPKLQVA comes from the coding sequence ATGGCACTGCAATCCCCCTTCTTCAACAACGGCAAGCGCGAGGACGTGCGTCCGAATACCCCGAACGGCGCCGCGCTGGCCGCTGCGGCCGCCGCTCCCACCGCGCCGGCTGCCAACAGCCCGAGCACGGTCACGGAAGGCGAAGCCAAGCTGACCGTCGGCCCCAACATCAAGCTCAAGGGTGTCGAGATCACCGATTGCGACACGCTGGTGGTCGAGGGCTCGGTCGAGGCGACCATGGACTCCCGCATGATCCAGATCTCCGAGCGCGGTGCCTTCAAGGGCTCGGCCGAGATCGACATCGCCGAGATCCGCGGCACCTTCGAAGGCAACCTGACGGTGCGCCAGAAGCTGGTGATCTACGCGACCGGCAAGGTCACGGGCCGCATCCGCTACGGCAAGGTCGTGATCGAGGAGGGCGGCCAGCTCTCCGGCGAGATCGAGTTCGCCGCCACCCCCGCCGCGCCGGCCGCCCGCCCGGCCACGCCCAAGCTGCAGGTCGCCTGA
- a CDS encoding AraC family transcriptional regulator, whose translation MPRRPAPRAIPVGDTDDFEPTRARPVRLRARSLPADSHFEPHRHGWAQLAYCSSGVLQVSAQQGVDLSDEVTFIVPPSRAVWIEPRARHSVHVLERAEFRTLYLHASVTPDGWDGCRVILVSPLLRELIGALDASPPTRERERLLAAMVLDELHHADAQSLGVPLPPPDGDKRLRALCEAVLRAPGQRASLAEWAADVGASERTLARLFQAELGTGYQQWRQQAVLAHALPMLARGVPVNQVAAATGYASESAFSAMFKTAMGQPPRQFQPRRPAA comes from the coding sequence ATGCCCAGGCGACCTGCCCCGCGTGCCATTCCGGTCGGCGACACGGACGACTTCGAGCCCACCCGGGCCCGGCCGGTGCGGTTGCGCGCGCGCAGCCTGCCGGCCGACAGCCACTTCGAGCCGCACCGGCACGGCTGGGCGCAGCTGGCGTACTGCTCCAGCGGCGTGCTGCAGGTCTCGGCCCAGCAGGGCGTGGACCTGTCCGACGAAGTCACCTTCATCGTCCCGCCGTCGCGCGCGGTGTGGATTGAGCCGCGGGCGCGGCACTCGGTGCACGTGCTCGAGCGCGCAGAGTTCCGGACCCTGTACCTGCATGCCTCGGTCACGCCGGACGGCTGGGACGGCTGCCGGGTGATCCTGGTCTCGCCGCTGCTGCGCGAGTTGATCGGGGCGCTCGACGCCAGCCCGCCAACGCGTGAACGCGAGCGCCTGCTGGCCGCCATGGTCCTGGACGAGTTGCACCACGCCGACGCGCAGTCGCTGGGCGTGCCGCTGCCGCCGCCGGACGGCGACAAGCGGCTGCGCGCCCTGTGCGAGGCGGTGCTGCGCGCGCCGGGCCAGCGGGCCAGCCTGGCCGAATGGGCCGCGGACGTGGGCGCCAGTGAACGAACCTTGGCACGCCTGTTCCAGGCCGAACTCGGCACCGGCTACCAGCAGTGGCGCCAGCAGGCGGTGCTCGCGCACGCGCTGCCGATGCTCGCGCGCGGCGTACCCGTCAACCAGGTCGCCGCGGCGACCGGGTACGCCAGCGAGAGCGCCTTCAGCGCCATGTTCAAGACGGCGATGGGGCAACCGCCACGGCAGTTCCAGCCGCGCCGGCCTGCCGCATGA